CAGACCCAAGCAGGCGGACAGCAAAACTGCCCGCCTGCTTTCTCCCTGTCTACTTTCGCCTGCAAGTATCAAAACCCTAATACCAGGCTCGACTCAAATCATTGCACCGAATAGCGGCGCTCGATGGATGCATTGCAAAGTCATCTGCCAAGACTCTACCAGCCAGAAACCACCAATGTTCCGGTGAATGACGCAGACGTTCTCTCTTTTTAAACTGCGGCCAAATTTTCGTTTGGTGCTTCTTTAATCGAGGAGCGACATTCATCCAGAATGGCTTTATACGCGTTAATTGACCAGTTGAAATTCTCTAGCACTTTCGACTTTTCACTATCCGTAAAAGTCTCCAGAAGCCGTATTGCGCTGTTCACGTGGTCGACGTCTTCTTCTACGTGGATCTTCAAGAAATTCGCAGACCGATCGCCATATGCAGCGCGCACTTCGTTGAATATGTAGGGTCCATGATCCCGGGCCAGGATTTCCAGCATCAACACATACCCCAAAAACGGCCGATCGCCATATTTTCGAATTACTTCGTACTGTTCCCAATAAAAGGTTCGCGTGCTCAACTGTTCACCGTAGTGAACAATATCCGCATCGAGACGACGCAAATCGGACAACGCGATTCTTTCGTGACCATTCTCTTCTTGCCGATGCTCCCTATAGCGCTGAGCGGCTTCAGCATCCGACGCGTAGAACTCGCAGAACTCCAACAATCTGGTGGAATGGCTCGTGTAGTAATAAGTCTGCGCCAGCCAGGATCTATAGAAATTCCGGTTACGCCATGACAACTGCTGTAGATAACCCTCAAGACCGTCAAGCGACAACTGGTTTTCTAAACTCATAATAAATATCTTCTTCTTTGATTAGTTTTTTATTCTTTTTAACTACATCGATTATGTGTGCAGGCGCACTGGCTAGGGCTTTTTTCACATCCGCAGGCAGAAATTCGAAAAAGGTTGCCATTACGTTGTAAACGTGGATCTCACTGCGAAGCGCAGTGCCGCCAGTCGTACTGCATATCCTGTCAATACCCTTGCTGTCGTTGGTGATACTCAACATCTTGTCAAAGCCAACCCGTAGCGCTAACGCATTTCCGGCCAGGACCAATGTATACAACAGCTGCCTGCCGGTCAGTCCCCGATAACGAAAATCGACCGTCGCATTGTTTATGAGTATTCCCCGGCGACCCCGTTCCGCCAACGTGGCTCTGAGTATTCCGTCGGGGATAAGATTAAACCAGCTGTCCTTGCAGGTTGATGAAGGG
This region of Microbulbifer sp. SAOS-129_SWC genomic DNA includes:
- a CDS encoding iron-containing redox enzyme family protein, producing the protein MSLENQLSLDGLEGYLQQLSWRNRNFYRSWLAQTYYYTSHSTRLLEFCEFYASDAEAAQRYREHRQEENGHERIALSDLRRLDADIVHYGEQLSTRTFYWEQYEVIRKYGDRPFLGYVLMLEILARDHGPYIFNEVRAAYGDRSANFLKIHVEEDVDHVNSAIRLLETFTDSEKSKVLENFNWSINAYKAILDECRSSIKEAPNENLAAV